A genomic window from Sorex araneus isolate mSorAra2 chromosome 2, mSorAra2.pri, whole genome shotgun sequence includes:
- the LOC101556774 gene encoding olfactory receptor 5A2-like produces MSNQTSVTQFILRGFSDDPALRIVSVVFFLFVYLFGLLGNLSIITAVISEGRLHTPMYFFLKNLSFLDTCYTSVTIPKALVTTLMGSGVISYLECVAQLYTFITLGSTECFLLTAMAYDRCLAIYRPLLYGATMNHQLCCELVVMAWVAGAIFSAFHTANTFSLPFCGPNIIEHFFCDIPPVMRLSCTDYHLHEVVGFAVSSCAIMSSFALTVLSYARIISTIVQIPSVDGRWKAFSTCCSHLTTVLLFYGTGSFMYLRPASRYSSTQGRLASIFYSVLTPTLNPVIYCLRNKEMKAALQRVYCPRKH; encoded by the coding sequence ATGTCCAATCAGACCAGTGTGACTCAATTCATCCTCAGAGGCTTTTCAGATGACCCTGCACTGAGAATTGTGTCTGTCGTCTTTTTCTTGTTTGTCTACCTGTTTGGCCTCCTGGGAAATCTTTCCATTATcacagcagtgatttctgaagGCCgtctccacacgcccatgtacttcttcctaaAGAACCTGTCTTTCCTGGACACGTGCTACACTTCAGTCACTATCCCCAAGGCCCTGGTCACAACTCTCATGGGCTCTGGGGTCATTTCCTACCTTGAGTGTGTAGCTCAGCTCTACACATTCATTACGCTTGGTTCGACAGAGTGCTTCCTACTAACTGCAATGGCCTATGACCGCTGCTTGGCCATCTACAGGCCCCTGCTCTATGGTGCCACCATGAACCACCAACTTTGCTGTGAGCTGGTTGTCATGGCATGGGTGGCTGGTGCCATCTTCTCAGCCTTCCACACTGCCAacaccttctccctccctttctgtgGGCCCAACATCATCGAGCACTTTTTCTGTGACATTCCTCCTGTCATGAGACTCTCCTGCACAGACTACCACCTCCATGAAGTCGTGGGCTTTGCTGTCAGCAGCTGTGCCATCATGAGCTCCTTTGCCCTCACAGTCCTCTCCTATGCCAGGATCATCTCCACCATTGTACAGATCCCCTCTGTGGATGGAAGGTGgaaggccttctccacctgctgCTCTCACCTGACCACAGTTCTTTTGTTCTACGGAACAGGAAGTTTCATGTACCTGAGGCCAGCCTCCCGATATTCCTCAACCCAGGGACGCCTGGCGTCCATCTTTTACTCTGTTCTTACCCCGACCTTGAACCCTGTGATCTACTGTCTGAGGAACAAAGAGATGAAGGCTGCCCTGCAGAGAGTATACTGCCCAAGAAAACACTGA